One genomic region from Rosa rugosa chromosome 1, drRosRugo1.1, whole genome shotgun sequence encodes:
- the LOC133725195 gene encoding uncharacterized protein LOC133725195, with protein sequence MPLASVSMTKGWVKSGNTKTGTVMSACLRSSKADSEARDHLKLFRSQRPLERMFEKLCVLSGDSSHRNAPLLSLMCSMPCRKFKLLLKPIMHCGRIGFLFDACGKKFQNVTMAKRKSFASVSMQDDKPCDFLRTLFEGVIAGGTAGVVVETALYPIDTIKTRLQAG encoded by the exons ATGCCACTTGCGTCGGTCTCCATGACAAAAGGTTGGGTAAAGTCCGGCAATACCAAGACTGGCACCGTTATGAGCGCATGCTTGAGGTCTTCAAAGGCCGATTCAGAAGCCAGAGACCACTTGAAGTTATTCAGAAGCCAGAGACCACTTGAGCGCATGTTTGAGAAG TTGTGTGTTTTGTCCGGTGACTCCAGTCACCGAAATGCCCCGCTTCTGAGTTTGATGTGTTCTATGCCTTGCCGAAAGTTTAAGCTTTTGTTAAAACCCATCATGCATTGTGGAAGAATTGGATTTTTATTTG ATGCATGTGGCAAGAAATTTCAGAATGTTACTATGGCAAAGCGGAAGTCTTTTGCATCTGTCAGCATGCAGGATGATAAGCCATGTGATTTCTTACGTACTTTATTTG AGGGTGTTATAGCAGGAGGTACAGCTGGGGTGGTTGTTGAAACAGCTTTATATCCCATTGATACTATAAAGACAAGATTGCAGGCAGGTTAA